One part of the Perognathus longimembris pacificus isolate PPM17 chromosome 10, ASM2315922v1, whole genome shotgun sequence genome encodes these proteins:
- the LOC125357956 gene encoding vomeronasal type-1 receptor 48-like — MTKNKLYHNAAVRSAFFSEVAIGILANTILLLFHIFIFLHEHRPNPTDLPVGLLALTHLAMLIIMGFIGTDIFMSWERFWDTITCKWLVYLHRLVRGLTVCITCLLSVLQAVTLSPRSSCLAKLKRTSPRHYLCSLLVLWVLYMSVSSHIFMSVIATPNLTSDSLIYVTESCSVLPISYTLRQVFSTFLTVREFFLMGLTFVSNGYMVTVLCIHKRETQHLHSSSLALKTSPEQRATRTILLLTSFFMVMSILDYGISASRIMWNNDPALYCVIILISHSYAAVSALVFISTDKRVIIFVRTMWGRTVTVYSGKDIFSTSGMNWL, encoded by the coding sequence ATGACTAAAAACAAACTATACCACAATGCTGCTGTAAGAAGCGCATTTTTCTCTGAAGTTGCCATTGGAATCTTGGCCAACACCATCCTTCTTCTCTTCCACATCTTCATCTTCCTTCATGAGCACAGGCCAAATCCCACTGACTTGCCCGTTGGTCTCTTGGCCCTCACCCACCTGGCGATGCTGATAATCATGGGGTTCATAGGTACCGACATTTTTATGTCTTGGGAACGGTTTTGGGATACCATCACATGTAAATGGCTTGTCTACCTACACAGGTTGGTCAGGGGCCTGACTGTTTGTATCACCTGCCTGCTGAGTGTCCTTCAGGCCGTCACCCTCAGCCCCAGAAGCTCCTGTTTGGCAAAGCTCAAGCGCACGTCCCCACGTCACTATCTGTGCTCCCTTCTTGTGCTGTGGGTCTTGTACATGTCTGTGAGCAGTCACATCTTCATGTCTGTCATCGCCACCCCCAATCTGACCTCAGACAGTCTCATCTATGTCACCGAGTCCTGCTCTGTGTTGCCCATCTCTTACACTCTCAGGCAAGTGTTTTCCACATTTCTGACTGTTCGGGAATTCTTCCTCATGGGCCTCACATTCGTCTCTAATGGATACATGGTCACGGTCTTGTGTATACACAAGAGGGAGACCCAGCATCTTCACAGCTCCAGCCTTGCTCTGAAAACATCTCCAGAGCAAAGAGCCACCCGGACCATTCTGCTGCTCACCAGTTTCTTTATGGTGATGTCCATTTTAGACTATGGTATCTCTGCCTCAAGAATTATGTGGAACAATGACCCAGCTCTGTATTGTGTTATTATTCTTATATCCCATAGCTATGCTGCAGTCAGCGCACTGGTGTTCATCAGTACTGACAAGCGTGTGATTATCTTTGTGAGAACCATGTGGGGAAGGACAGTAACTGTTTACTCAGGAAAGGATATATTCTCAACTAGTGGAATGAACTGGCTGTAG